From Laspinema palackyanum D2c, the proteins below share one genomic window:
- the smc gene encoding chromosome segregation protein SMC, which translates to MVHITRLELSNFKSFGGTTSIPVLPGFTVVSGPNGSGKSNILDALLFCLGISTSKGMRAERLPDLVNHNQSRSRGTVEASVTVTFDLGDAVGLIYATDAPATASNDESPVESEQSLEAEESESVAPEPHSENGNGATPSDPSTAETLAATADREWSITRRLRVTKGGTYTSTYYMNGESCTLTQLHEQINRLRIYPEGYNVVLQGDVTAIISMNGKERREIIDELAGVAAFDRKIVQAKTKLDEVKEREDRCRIVENELKAQIERLSKDRAKAEQYKKLRAELHEKEKLAAVLEWRQLKQQEWKLREQIEGGDRQVTQLGDQITSISGEIQQASTRLEELNNRVKALGEEELISLQSTLATQDAEHRQLQNRKAEQSANRQETLAQIAQTEQTVKELQQALLKLAEDRELEKNMIVSVQENRDGTQTLLNQKREQASAIASASEEWVQQQTSLHRQIETLQKSLDPQRTEQARLTERRGQLEQKIAEQQDSLETSRQDLMNQQFARTDIEQRHQLAVQQVQSLAQTVSALEQDLQVQQETQKRLLEEQRDKQRRLDKLEAQNQAQQEASGTGASKVILQTGLPGVCGLVAQLGRVEPTYQLALETAAGGRLGYLVVEDDGVAAAAIELLKQKRAGRATFLPLNKIKPGRFSPIEALRNAPGFVDYAVNLIECDRPYLQIFAYIFGNTVVFESINLARPYLGQARIVTLDGDLLESTGAMTGGSAPHRSSLRFGTGGNTESGEVTALQNRLQEIETILERCNSAVATATETVKQRSAQLVEAKQQQRELQLKSEQLEKEINNLTGAIAQLEQQLTKNSQELETATSQLETLAADLPDQEVQLERWRLELSSMEESGTNSEWQQIQSQVRELESQLQEWEQSLSSAQLRQQDLGSQSQRLEEKIQEGQQQLTQLRQQEIAGTETIAKLQSQLTSLGQEMAQTQTALAEIESKLGEEKTARDQAEAQLRELHLKRQQLEWQLQKLHETQQGRREQLVNMQQELQQREAELPDPQPPVTEAMENRLATILQELQKEVRSLQKRIEAMEPVNMLALEEYDRTQARLEELSQKLATLEGERTEILLRIENFTTLRLRAFKEAFDAVNENFQIIFAELSDGDGYLQLDDPEDPFSSGLSLVAHPKGKPVQRLASMSGGEKSLTALSFIFSLQRYRPSPFYAFDEVDMFLDGANVERLAKIIKQQADVAQFIVVSHKTPMLKLAERVIGVTQARGAYTQVIGLQIEQKTSAV; encoded by the coding sequence ATGGTTCATATCACGCGCCTGGAACTGAGCAACTTTAAATCCTTTGGAGGCACGACGAGCATTCCTGTCTTGCCAGGGTTTACCGTGGTTTCAGGTCCTAACGGTTCGGGGAAATCCAATATTCTTGATGCCCTTCTCTTCTGTCTGGGTATCTCGACTTCTAAAGGAATGCGGGCGGAACGGTTGCCCGATTTGGTGAACCACAATCAATCCCGCAGTCGTGGCACCGTTGAAGCAAGTGTGACGGTGACGTTTGATTTGGGGGATGCGGTGGGACTGATTTATGCCACCGATGCACCGGCAACTGCTTCCAATGATGAATCCCCGGTGGAGAGTGAACAGAGTTTAGAAGCGGAAGAATCGGAGTCAGTCGCCCCCGAACCCCACTCCGAAAATGGTAATGGGGCCACCCCATCGGACCCCTCTACAGCCGAAACCCTTGCGGCGACTGCCGATCGCGAATGGAGTATCACCAGGCGGTTGCGCGTTACTAAAGGCGGCACCTACACCTCCACCTATTACATGAATGGGGAATCCTGCACCCTCACCCAATTGCACGAACAAATTAACCGCCTGCGGATTTACCCCGAAGGCTATAACGTGGTGCTCCAAGGGGACGTTACCGCCATTATCTCCATGAATGGCAAGGAACGCCGGGAAATTATTGATGAACTGGCAGGGGTGGCAGCCTTTGACCGGAAAATCGTGCAAGCTAAAACGAAATTAGATGAAGTTAAGGAACGGGAAGACCGTTGCCGCATCGTTGAAAATGAGCTAAAAGCCCAGATTGAGCGCCTTTCCAAAGACCGGGCTAAGGCTGAACAATATAAAAAACTGCGCGCTGAGTTGCATGAAAAGGAAAAACTGGCGGCAGTGTTGGAATGGCGACAGTTGAAGCAACAAGAGTGGAAACTGCGGGAGCAAATTGAAGGGGGCGATCGCCAAGTGACCCAACTCGGTGACCAAATTACCAGCATTAGCGGCGAAATCCAACAAGCCAGCACCCGCCTGGAAGAACTCAACAATCGCGTGAAAGCCCTCGGAGAAGAGGAACTGATATCTCTGCAATCCACCCTTGCCACCCAAGACGCGGAACATCGGCAACTGCAAAACCGCAAAGCGGAACAATCAGCCAACCGTCAAGAAACCCTCGCCCAGATTGCACAAACTGAGCAAACTGTCAAGGAATTGCAACAAGCCTTGCTCAAATTGGCGGAGGACCGGGAATTAGAAAAAAATATGATTGTTTCGGTGCAGGAAAACCGGGATGGTACTCAAACCCTGCTGAACCAAAAAAGGGAACAGGCAAGTGCGATCGCCTCCGCTTCTGAGGAGTGGGTGCAGCAACAAACCAGTCTCCACCGCCAAATCGAAACCCTGCAAAAAAGTCTCGACCCCCAGCGCACCGAACAAGCCCGCTTAACCGAACGCCGGGGACAACTTGAACAGAAAATTGCCGAACAACAAGACTCCCTGGAAACCTCCCGTCAGGACTTGATGAATCAGCAATTTGCCCGCACGGATATCGAACAACGGCATCAGTTAGCGGTGCAACAAGTGCAATCCTTGGCGCAAACGGTTTCTGCCTTGGAACAAGACTTGCAAGTGCAGCAGGAAACCCAAAAACGACTGTTGGAAGAACAACGGGACAAACAACGGCGTTTGGACAAGTTGGAAGCCCAAAATCAAGCCCAGCAGGAAGCCAGCGGAACTGGGGCGAGTAAGGTGATTTTACAGACGGGGTTGCCGGGAGTCTGTGGCTTGGTGGCGCAATTGGGACGAGTGGAACCTACCTATCAATTAGCCTTGGAAACGGCTGCCGGTGGACGATTGGGCTATCTGGTGGTGGAGGATGATGGGGTAGCCGCAGCGGCGATCGAACTGTTGAAGCAAAAACGAGCAGGACGGGCGACGTTTTTACCTTTAAATAAAATTAAACCCGGACGATTTTCGCCGATTGAAGCCTTGCGAAATGCCCCAGGGTTTGTGGATTATGCGGTGAATTTGATTGAATGCGATCGCCCTTATCTACAGATTTTTGCTTATATTTTTGGCAATACTGTCGTTTTTGAAAGCATCAATTTAGCCCGTCCTTATTTAGGACAAGCGCGGATTGTCACCTTGGATGGGGATTTATTAGAAAGCACTGGGGCCATGACGGGGGGAAGTGCACCCCATCGGTCCTCGTTGCGGTTTGGGACTGGAGGAAATACAGAGTCTGGGGAAGTGACGGCCCTGCAAAATCGACTACAGGAAATTGAGACAATTTTAGAACGCTGTAACAGCGCAGTCGCCACCGCTACGGAAACGGTGAAACAGCGATCGGCGCAATTGGTGGAAGCCAAGCAGCAACAGCGGGAATTGCAGCTTAAATCGGAACAGTTAGAGAAAGAGATTAATAATTTAACCGGGGCGATCGCCCAGTTAGAGCAACAATTAACTAAAAACTCCCAAGAGTTAGAAACGGCAACCTCCCAACTAGAAACCCTCGCTGCTGACTTACCGGATCAAGAAGTGCAGCTAGAACGGTGGCGGTTAGAACTCTCCAGCATGGAAGAATCTGGAACCAATAGCGAATGGCAACAAATCCAGTCCCAAGTCCGGGAACTGGAGAGTCAGCTACAGGAATGGGAACAGTCCCTCAGTTCAGCGCAATTGCGGCAACAGGATTTAGGCAGTCAGTCTCAGCGCTTAGAGGAGAAAATTCAAGAGGGACAACAGCAGTTAACCCAACTCCGGCAACAGGAAATTGCCGGAACTGAGACAATTGCTAAGTTGCAAAGTCAACTCACCAGTTTGGGTCAGGAAATGGCTCAAACTCAGACCGCTTTGGCGGAAATTGAGTCCAAACTGGGGGAAGAAAAAACTGCCCGGGACCAAGCTGAAGCCCAGTTGCGCGAATTACATTTAAAACGGCAACAACTGGAATGGCAACTGCAAAAACTCCACGAAACCCAACAGGGACGCCGGGAACAACTGGTGAATATGCAGCAAGAATTGCAACAACGGGAAGCGGAATTACCCGACCCGCAACCGCCGGTTACCGAGGCGATGGAGAACCGTTTGGCGACGATATTGCAGGAATTGCAGAAAGAAGTGCGATCGCTGCAAAAACGGATTGAAGCAATGGAACCCGTGAATATGTTGGCCTTGGAGGAGTACGATCGCACCCAAGCCCGATTAGAGGAACTCAGCCAAAAACTCGCCACCTTAGAAGGGGAACGCACGGAAATTCTGTTGCGGATTGAAAACTTTACCACCCTGAGACTCCGTGCCTTTAAAGAAGCCTTCGATGCCGTCAATGAGAACTTTCAAATCATCTTTGCCGAACTTTCCGACGGCGACGGCTATCTGCAACTCGACGACCCGGAGGACCCCTTTAGTAGTGGTTTGAGCCTTGTTGCTCACCCCAAAGGAAAACCCGTGCAGCGATTAGCCTCCATGTCCGGGGGGGAAAAATCCCTCACCGCCCTCAGCTTTATCTTCTCCCTGCAACGGTATCGTCCATCACCGTTTTATGCCTTTGATGAAGTGGATATGTTCTTAGATGGGGCAAATGTGGAACGATTGGCTAAAATAATAAAACAGCAAGCTGACGTGGCTCAGTTTATCGTCGTCAGTCACAAAACTCCTATGCTCAAACTGGCCGAGCGGGTAATTGGCGTAACCCAAGCCCGGGGAGCCTATACCCAAGTCATTGGGCTACAAATTGAGCAAAAGACTTCGGCTGTATGA
- a CDS encoding PRC-barrel domain-containing protein — MTSDTIRLRSDLLNTQVITRDTGKRLGVVKELLVDIDRRQVVALGLRDNLLSVAGMPRFMFLRSIEQIGDVILVEDEDVIEDIDVDAYSRVINSEVITETGELLGRARGFKFDLATGELVSLVIASLGLPQIPDQVISTYELPVEEIVSSGPNRLIVFEGAEERLSQLTVGFLERLGIGEPPWAREEEALIMPTARPENQLPTGMGVPAPEPLRAPSRVVEEVWDEDESWQQPVVEPLRQSQTAPIYYEDDVEEDNWSEASSRDTYDMDYNDRYEEVYEEPGYSTAPAYEEPEYAEDYEYSDVESDAWAEEDDKSYNPPRINIPEKTKVQEYEEEPGGY, encoded by the coding sequence ATGACATCTGATACCATCCGTCTCCGCTCCGACTTGTTAAATACTCAAGTGATCACCCGCGACACCGGCAAGCGCCTGGGGGTCGTCAAAGAACTGTTGGTAGACATTGACCGCCGACAGGTCGTAGCCTTGGGTCTGCGAGATAATCTCCTCTCAGTCGCCGGAATGCCCCGATTCATGTTTCTGCGGAGCATTGAACAGATTGGCGATGTGATCTTGGTTGAAGATGAAGACGTCATCGAAGATATTGACGTAGATGCCTACAGCCGGGTAATCAACAGCGAAGTGATTACGGAAACCGGCGAACTGTTGGGACGCGCCAGAGGGTTCAAGTTTGACCTCGCCACCGGGGAATTAGTCTCTCTGGTGATTGCTTCTTTGGGACTGCCGCAAATTCCCGACCAAGTGATTAGTACCTACGAGCTTCCCGTTGAGGAAATTGTCAGCAGTGGACCCAATCGCCTGATTGTGTTTGAAGGCGCTGAAGAACGACTCTCCCAGTTGACTGTGGGATTCTTAGAGCGTCTCGGCATTGGCGAACCCCCTTGGGCCCGAGAAGAAGAAGCCCTGATTATGCCCACAGCGCGTCCGGAAAATCAACTGCCGACGGGGATGGGAGTTCCTGCGCCAGAACCCCTGCGCGCACCCTCGCGGGTGGTGGAAGAGGTGTGGGATGAGGATGAATCGTGGCAGCAGCCTGTTGTGGAACCGTTACGCCAGAGTCAGACTGCACCAATTTATTACGAAGATGATGTAGAAGAAGACAACTGGAGCGAAGCCTCATCTCGCGATACCTACGATATGGACTACAACGATCGCTATGAAGAGGTCTACGAGGAGCCAGGTTATAGCACGGCTCCGGCGTATGAAGAACCGGAATATGCTGAGGATTATGAATACAGTGATGTAGAATCCGACGCCTGGGCTGAAGAAGATGATAAGTCCTACAACCCCCCTCGGATTAATATCCCTGAGAAAACCAAAGTGCAGGAATACGAGGAAGAACCGGGGGGTTATTAA
- the ndhL gene encoding NAD(P)H-quinone oxidoreductase subunit L, which translates to MTIALLLYVILGGTYLLVVPLALYFWLQKRWYVASSFERAFLYFLVFFFFPGMLVLAPFLNFRPKRREINV; encoded by the coding sequence ATGACTATTGCCTTGCTGTTGTATGTGATTTTAGGTGGGACTTACCTATTGGTTGTCCCCTTAGCCCTCTACTTTTGGCTACAAAAGCGGTGGTATGTCGCCAGTTCTTTTGAACGGGCTTTTCTGTATTTCTTAGTGTTTTTCTTTTTCCCGGGAATGTTAGTTCTTGCTCCCTTTTTGAATTTTCGACCCAAGCGACGAGAAATTAACGTTTAA
- a CDS encoding DUF3007 family protein translates to MRRIDVLGIGLGVFLAGGLAYLGFQSAGFDSVTAGIWSQVLLVGGLVGWLLTYLFRAVNGDMTFHQQVEDYKTAVLQKRLEELTPEELAKIQAEIDAENEAEKLKAQD, encoded by the coding sequence ATGCGAAGAATTGATGTATTAGGAATTGGCTTGGGTGTTTTCCTGGCTGGAGGTTTAGCCTATCTGGGATTCCAGAGTGCCGGGTTTGATAGTGTTACTGCTGGAATTTGGAGTCAAGTTTTATTAGTCGGGGGGTTAGTGGGTTGGTTACTCACCTATTTATTCCGCGCTGTGAATGGAGATATGACCTTTCATCAGCAGGTGGAAGATTATAAAACTGCCGTTCTGCAAAAGCGTTTAGAAGAATTGACGCCGGAAGAATTGGCTAAAATTCAAGCAGAAATTGACGCGGAGAATGAGGCGGAGAAACTGAAGGCGCAAGATTAG
- the trpA gene encoding tryptophan synthase subunit alpha, which produces MTSVSQCFASLRDRQQCALIPFITAGDPDLPTTAKALQLLDSKGADLIELGVPYSDPLADGPVIQAAATRALQRGTRLEAVLETVKAVTPTLQSPIILFTYYNPILKQGVDNFLKNAADAGVRGLVVPDLPLEESEDILKKADERGIEVVLLVAPTSPKARIEAIARQSRGFIYLVSVTGVTGMRSQVQSRVEDILTEMRQITDKPIGVGFGISSPEMARQVKDWGADAAIVGSAFVKRLAEGTPEEGLAAIGEFCESLKKAIS; this is translated from the coding sequence ATGACATCGGTTTCCCAGTGCTTTGCGTCCCTGCGCGATCGCCAGCAGTGTGCTTTGATCCCGTTTATCACCGCAGGGGATCCAGATTTGCCGACCACCGCTAAAGCCTTGCAACTGTTAGATAGCAAGGGTGCGGATTTGATTGAATTAGGGGTTCCTTACTCAGACCCCCTGGCTGATGGACCCGTGATTCAAGCAGCAGCAACTCGTGCACTGCAACGGGGTACGCGCTTGGAAGCTGTCTTAGAAACCGTCAAGGCAGTAACGCCTACTTTGCAGTCGCCCATCATTTTGTTCACCTACTACAACCCGATTCTCAAACAGGGGGTGGACAACTTCCTCAAAAATGCTGCCGATGCAGGAGTCCGGGGTTTAGTGGTCCCGGATTTGCCCTTAGAAGAGTCAGAGGACATCCTCAAAAAAGCCGATGAACGGGGGATTGAGGTGGTGTTATTAGTCGCCCCCACGAGCCCAAAAGCCCGCATTGAGGCGATCGCCCGTCAGTCCAGAGGATTTATTTACCTCGTCAGCGTTACCGGCGTTACCGGAATGCGGTCCCAAGTCCAGTCCCGCGTCGAAGATATTCTCACCGAAATGCGCCAAATTACCGATAAACCCATTGGCGTCGGATTTGGCATCTCCTCCCCAGAAATGGCGCGCCAAGTCAAAGACTGGGGTGCAGATGCTGCAATTGTCGGAAGTGCCTTTGTCAAACGATTAGCCGAAGGCACCCCAGAAGAAGGATTAGCAGCAATTGGAGAGTTCTGCGAAAGTCTCAAAAAGGCGATAAGCTAA